In the genome of Ralstonia pickettii DTP0602, one region contains:
- a CDS encoding hypothetical protein (K12619: XRN2, RAT1; 5'-3' exoribonuclease 2 [EC:3.1.13.-]): MSHLEWANGIRSSAGYRRPATSNCSARLEVKPQQVRSLSLEGEKDIDSVNPKVLYFHVDGGYPSEVTLYLRARRFSSLYYTELGKHSHTASVTINDTSIVLTHNHTASATETDPAGGHGHNLLIDVKVSEGDPRGVDMQDVSDCGWPPDQISTVADHTHKITKPQIDNWVKTDVHHHSGSVVTNSSLRAAFTVGIIIVIVGRWVTRRLGRRSTGRGGGDTRMYCTRCHNSGRRVCDRCDGAGFVRDFQGNPGTCPRCVGAGRLSCECGRSSY, from the coding sequence ATGAGCCACCTAGAATGGGCCAATGGCATCCGATCCTCGGCCGGCTATCGCCGTCCTGCAACTTCGAATTGCTCTGCGCGGCTTGAGGTCAAACCGCAGCAGGTGCGCTCCCTGAGTCTCGAAGGCGAGAAGGACATCGACTCGGTCAACCCGAAGGTCCTGTACTTCCACGTCGATGGCGGCTATCCGAGCGAAGTCACGCTGTATCTGCGCGCGCGCAGGTTCAGCTCGCTCTACTACACGGAACTGGGCAAGCACAGCCACACCGCCAGCGTGACGATCAACGACACCTCGATCGTGCTCACCCACAACCACACCGCTTCCGCCACCGAGACCGACCCGGCCGGCGGCCACGGCCACAACCTGCTGATCGACGTGAAGGTATCCGAAGGCGATCCGCGCGGCGTGGACATGCAGGACGTCAGCGACTGCGGCTGGCCGCCGGACCAGATCAGCACCGTGGCCGATCACACGCACAAGATCACCAAGCCGCAGATCGACAACTGGGTCAAGACCGATGTGCACCACCACTCCGGCAGCGTGGTGACCAACAGCAGTTTGAGGGCGGCCTTCACGGTTGGGATCATTATTGTTATTGTTGGTCGATGGGTCACCCGACGCCTCGGAAGACGTAGTACCGGCCGCGGAGGCGGCGACACGCGCATGTATTGCACGCGCTGCCATAACAGCGGTAGACGCGTCTGCGACCGTTGCGATGGTGCCGGCTTCGTCCGCGACTTCCAGGGGAATCCCGGCACTTGCCCACGGTGCGTCGGGGCTGGTCGGCTGAGCTGTGAATGTGGGCGCAGTTCTTACTGA
- a CDS encoding deacetylase encodes MTTTIIYTHTACLEHRPGPHHPESPERLRAVVRALRTPEFASLEWRNAPMGTVEQLQLIHDSYYIDEIAQSAPTQGYVPLDAGDTVMSPGSWEAVMRCVGAACAGVDAVMDGQARNVFCATRPCGHHAEPAKAMGFCIFNQAAIAAAYAYEVHKLERVAVVDFDVHHGNGTQAAFFDRPELFYASSHQSPFYPGTGARSETGVNHNIVNVPLPRGCEPAQFRAAISALVLPSLRAFAPEILIVSAGFDAHRLDPLAGMNLEDSDFHWITKELMQIADETCDGRIVSILEGGYSLDALATSAMAHVSALMQLDAE; translated from the coding sequence ATGACAACTACGATTATTTATACCCACACCGCGTGTCTCGAGCACCGCCCCGGGCCGCACCATCCGGAGTCGCCCGAACGCCTGAGAGCCGTCGTGCGGGCGTTGCGAACGCCGGAGTTCGCTTCGCTGGAATGGCGCAATGCGCCAATGGGCACCGTCGAGCAGTTGCAATTGATCCACGATTCGTACTACATCGACGAGATCGCGCAAAGCGCCCCCACCCAGGGATACGTGCCGCTGGACGCGGGCGATACGGTCATGTCGCCGGGCTCGTGGGAAGCCGTCATGCGCTGCGTCGGCGCTGCTTGCGCGGGTGTCGATGCGGTGATGGACGGCCAGGCGCGTAACGTGTTCTGCGCGACGCGGCCGTGCGGCCATCACGCTGAACCGGCGAAGGCGATGGGCTTTTGCATTTTCAACCAGGCGGCGATCGCGGCAGCCTACGCCTATGAGGTCCACAAACTCGAGCGCGTCGCTGTGGTGGATTTCGATGTGCATCACGGCAATGGAACCCAGGCAGCATTCTTCGACCGCCCGGAGCTGTTCTATGCATCCAGCCACCAGTCGCCTTTCTATCCCGGTACCGGAGCCCGGTCCGAGACAGGGGTGAACCACAATATCGTCAACGTTCCGTTGCCTCGCGGCTGTGAGCCGGCGCAGTTTCGTGCCGCGATTTCCGCCCTCGTGCTTCCCTCGCTAAGGGCGTTCGCCCCCGAAATCCTCATTGTCTCCGCGGGATTCGACGCGCACCGCCTGGATCCCCTCGCTGGCATGAACCTGGAGGACAGCGACTTCCATTGGATCACCAAGGAACTGATGCAGATTGCCGACGAGACGTGCGACGGCCGCATCGTATCAATCCTGGAAGGGGGCTATAGCCTTGACGCATTGGCCACGAGTGCGATGGCTCATGTCAGCGCTCTGATGCAGCTCGATGCCGAGTGA
- a CDS encoding hypothetical protein (K01518: E3.6.1.17; bis(5'-nucleosidyl)-tetraphosphatase [EC:3.6.1.17]), with protein MRLIKHSAGLVVLRPTAGQWLCLILRAYRNWDMPKGMPESNEQPLSAAMRESREETGLSMLELRWGEDYRETEPYANGKIARFYLAVSPNGEVSLPISSELGRPEHHEFRWVTFAEAQQLLPSRFEPILEWAQSMAGAPS; from the coding sequence ATGAGGCTCATTAAGCATTCTGCTGGGTTGGTTGTGCTCCGACCTACTGCTGGTCAGTGGCTCTGCCTGATCCTACGTGCATATCGAAATTGGGACATGCCCAAAGGCATGCCAGAGTCTAACGAACAGCCGTTATCGGCCGCGATGCGGGAATCCAGGGAGGAAACCGGCTTGTCAATGCTTGAGCTTCGTTGGGGGGAGGACTATCGCGAAACGGAACCTTATGCGAACGGCAAGATTGCGCGCTTCTATCTTGCGGTGTCCCCCAACGGGGAGGTGAGCTTACCAATTAGCTCTGAACTAGGGCGCCCAGAGCACCACGAGTTTCGCTGGGTGACATTTGCGGAGGCCCAGCAACTGCTGCCATCTCGGTTCGAGCCGATACTGGAATGGGCTCAGAGCATGGCCGGAGCGCCGAGTTAA